A region of Cherax quadricarinatus isolate ZL_2023a chromosome 57, ASM3850222v1, whole genome shotgun sequence DNA encodes the following proteins:
- the LOC128693521 gene encoding uncharacterized protein, which yields MMMRVLQRVLPLVVAVAQVSSSPLPEKSPALEFGGFQPVHGARGTGPASGYGAPPLVPEYVPPPLLPEYGVPPLSSGYGAPGGVGDGHAKTIFVNVPHPEPIKPLPPIAAGPPRKHYKIVFIRAPPPQPPPQPILPPRTEQKTLIYVLHQRPQVQEQKVINLPQVQHDPEVYFVQYDNPPSAEELQQLSAGNLEGYSIATQRTGHSADIGSLPLATDGAELDAGLGLGAARGALSSLSPGSGIGGGGDGHSLPGLVGAAVGHKISSLSSGGGIGGGGSHASTVNAAVNHKISSLHGGGIGGGGSLASTVGAAVDHKISTLSGDNTGLGGSGHGSLLSGSLGNLKGNLVRHLASSSILGDSEPFFRPLTKLSSDRDIDNSFENRVGVAGKELTQLPTRT from the coding sequence CGTGTCCTGCAGCGTGTCCTGCCCCTTGTGGTCGCCGTTGCCCAAGTCTCCTCGTCGCCACTGCCGGAGAAGTCGCCCGCCTTAGAATTCGGCGGTTTCCAGCCTGTTCATGGCGCCCGCGGCACGGGTCCCGCCTCAGGATATGGTGCTCCTCCTCTTGTACCTGAATATGTCCCTCCACCTCTCCTACCTGAATATGGAGTTCCACCTCTGTCATCCGGATATGGGGCCCCTGGGGGTGTAGGTGATGGTCATGCTAAAACAATTTTCGTGAACGTTCCACATCCAGAGCCTATTAAACCCTTGCCTCCTATTGCGGCCGGTCCACCACGCAAGCACTACAAGATCGTGTTCATCCGTGCCCCTCCACCCCAGCCGCCGCCACAGCCTATCCTGCCTCCACGTACCGAACAGAAAACTCTGATATACGTGTTGCACCAACGGCCTCAGGTTCAAGAGCAGAAAGTTATTAACTTGCCACAAGTACAACACGACCCAGAGGTGTACTTCGTGCAGTATGACAACCCTCCATCTGCTGAGGAGCTGCAGCAGCTCTCTGCAGGCAACTTGGAAGGATATTCCATAGCTACACAACGCACGGGGCATAGTGCAGACATCGGCTCTCTTCCACTCGCTACAGATGGCGCTGAGTTAGACGCCGGCTTAGGTCTAGGTGCGGCAAGGGGTGCACTTTCCTCACTATCGCCTGGGAGtgggataggtggtggtggtgatggacatTCCCTGCCAGGCCTGGTAGGTGCTGCAGTTGGTCACAAAATTTCCTCTCTATCATCTGGGGGTGGAATAGGTGGTGGAGGCTCTCACGCAAGCACTGTAAATGCTGCAGTTAATCACAAAATTTCCTCTCTCCACGGAGGTGGGATTGGCGGTGGAGGTTCCCTTGCAAGCACCGTAGGTGCTGCAGTTGATCACAAAATTTCCACGCTCTCTGGAGATAATACCGGCCTGGGAGGTTCTGGGCATGGGTCGTTATTAAGCGGATCCTTAGGAAACCTCAAAGGGAACTTGGTGCGCCACTTAGCTAGCAGTAGCATATTAGGGGATTCTGAGCCCTTTTTCAGGCCGCTTACCAAACTTTCAtcagatagagatatagacaatTCTTTTGAAAACCGCGTCGGTGTAGCTGGCAAAGAACTGACGCAGTTGCCAACCCGGACCTGA